One segment of Triticum aestivum cultivar Chinese Spring chromosome 2A, IWGSC CS RefSeq v2.1, whole genome shotgun sequence DNA contains the following:
- the LOC123188970 gene encoding sister chromatid cohesion protein SCC4: MPSAGPSMSAADGLLALAEEAERRRDFTTATSCLESALSPPHAASLLPLAEARARMRLAGLLLARSKGLANAKAHLERALLVLNPLPSAPPRLKLLAHSLLATVYGLLGAVPSQKHALRRGLSLLASASASGLLPSGPALLWTSNFQAQLASALVVDGDAASALTTLSAGAAAAADLDSPQLDLFFAATALHVHLLCWEDNAAVEDAVARVSQLWDALTAEQKEHWVGLFFYTELLQTFYLLRVCDYKAASKHVERLDTAVKSEMERGRRIKELGTELSAVEGTLAQTMLKERERVALAHKQGQLRAQLQALCGYDTLKDVLDYGDKLLLAPPPVHGEWLPRTAVFVLVDLMVVMVSRPKGIFKECGKRIHSGLQLIHEELSKLGIVDGVTEGDLEHSTIWTAGLYLMLLLQFLENNVAVELTRSEFVEAQEALAQMKNWFTRFPTILQGCESTIEMLRGQYAHSVGCFDEAAFHFLEALKLTENKSMQSMCQVYAAVSYICKGDAESSSEALELIGPAYRTMDSFVGVREKTCIIFVYGLLLMRQHNPQDARVRLASGLRIAHQQLGNIQLVSQYLTILGTLALQLHDTGQAREILKSSLTLAKTLYDIPTQIWILSVFTELYRELEEKENEMENSEYGSKKEIDLQRRLAEARSRAYHQELVEKVRIKVEPLHDLFQKHNDMSGLPANDDLDIPESVGLSTPQPSSVRRLVDSSSVRRSTRRRVS, from the exons ATGCCGTCCGCCGGGCCGTCCATGTCGGCGGCGGATGGGCTCCTCGCGTTGGCGGAGGAGGCCGAGCGCCGCCGCGACTTCACcaccgccacctcctgcctggAGTCGGCGCTCAGCCCGCCCCACGCCGCCTCGCTCCTCCCGCTCGCCGAGGCCCGCGCGCGGATGCGCCTCGCCGGCCTGCTGCTCGCCCGCTCCAAGGGGCTCGCCAACGCCAAGGCCCACCTTGAGCGCGCGCTGCTGGTCCTCAACCCgctcccctccgcgccgccgcgccTCAAGCTGCTCGCGCACTCCCTTCTCGCCACCGTCTACGGCCTCCTCGGCGCCGTTCCGTCGCAGAAGCACGCGCtccgccgcggcctcagcctccTCGCATCCGCCTCCGCCTCGGGGCTTCTCCCCTCTGGCCCGGCCCTCCTCTGGACCAGTAACTTCCAGGCGCAGCTCGCCTCCGCACTCGTAGTCGACGGGGACGCCGCATCTGCTCTCACTACTCTGTCTGCCGGGGCTGCCGCCGCTGCCGATCTCGACAGCCCCCAGCTCGACCTATTCTTCGCTGCCACCGCTCTCCACGTCCACCTACTCTGCTGGGAGGACAACGCCGCCGTTGAAGACGCCGTCGCGCGCGTCTCCCAGCTCTGGGATGCGCTCACGGCCGAGCAG AAGGAGCATTGGGTTGGGCTGTTCTTCTACACGGAGCTGCTGCAGACTTTCTACCTGCTCAGGGTCTGTGACTACAAGGCTGCCTCGAAGCATGTGGAGAGGCTGGACACCGCTGTTAAGAGCGAGATGGAGAGGGGACGCCGTATTAAAGAACTTGGTACTGAACTCAGTGCAGTAGAGGGAACGCTAGCGCAGACCATgttgaaggagagggagagggtggcTCTAGCGCATAAGCAGGGGCAGTTGAGAGCTCAGCTGCAAGCGTTGTGCGGGTATGACACATTGAAAGATGTGTTAGATTATGGGGACAAGTTACTGTTGGCACCACCGCCGGTGCACGGAGAGTGGCTCCCACGGACTGCGGTGTTTGTGCTGGTGGATCTCATGGTTGTGATGGTCAGTCGGCCAAAAGGCATATTTAAGGAGTGTGGAAAGAGAATACATTCAGGACTACAGCTCATCCATG AGGAACTCTCGAAGCTTGGGATCGTCGATGGTGTGACAG AGGGAGATTTGGAACACTCAACTATATGGACGGCCGGGTTGTACTTGATGCTTTTACTTCAGTTTCTCGAAAACAATGTGGCTGTAGAACTCACGAGATCAGAATTTGTTGAAGCTCAAGAG GCTTTAGCACAGATGAAAAATTGGTTTACTCGTTTCCCAACGATTCTCCAAGGTTGTGAGAGCACAATTGAAATGCTAAGGGGACAGTATGCACATTCTGTTGGCTGCTTTGACGAGGCTGCTTTCCACTTCCTTGAAGCATTGAAG CTGACAGAGAACAAATCAATGCAATCTATGTGCCAAGTTTATGCGGCAGTCTCCTACATTTGTAAGGGTGACGCGGAATCATCTTCAGAG GCGCTAGAATTGATTGGTCCTGCTTACAGAACCATGGACTCATTTGTTGGGGTACGAGAGAAGACCTGTATCATTTTTGTTTACGGACTTCTACTTATGAGGCAGCATAATCCACAAGATGCACG GGTTCGCCTTGCAAGTGGTTTGAGAATAGCGCACCAACAGTTGGGTAACATCCAATTGGTTTCTCAGTATTTAACAATATTAGGTACATTAGCACTTCAGTTACACGACACTGGACAAGCCAGAGAGATCTTGAAGTCATCGTTGACGTTAGCTAAGACACTTTATGACATCCCAACACAAATCTGGATCTTGTCGGTATTTACAG AGTTATATCGAGAACTGgaagaaaaggaaaatgaaatgGAGAATTCAGAATATGGAAGTAAGAAAGAGATCGATCTGCAGAGAAGGCTGGCGGAAGCTCGTTCTCGCGCTTATCACCAGGAGCTG GTGGAGAAAGTGAGGATCAAAGTCGAGCCGCTGCACGACTTGTTCCAGAAGCATAACGATATGTCGGGCCTGCCGGCAAATGATGACCTTGACATCCCAGAATCAGTGGGGCTGTCCACTCCCCAGCCCTCGTCTGTGAGAAGGCTGGTTGATTCAAGCTCAGTAAGGCGCAGCACAAGGAGGCGGGTGTCTTGA